The stretch of DNA ATTCTTAGTTTCGCATCCAACTCGGGACTCTAACACAAAAGCAAAGACTAATCTTTCCTCACCACCATGCAAATATTCCGGGAAAACCACTTTACCGGGAATTTGTACCTGCTTTCCGGGAACGACTTTACCAATGTAAACTCCGCCCCCCGCGCCAGCCTCTCCAACTCGCCATAGGTGAACAGGTGATAGTAGCGGTTAAGCACTTTATCCCCGCTTTTCCAGGGCACGGTAATGTCCTTGCCCTTGAGCCGGAAGCGCGGCTGCCCCTTGTTCCAGACGGTGATAAAAGCCTCCCCCCCCGGCTTAAGCACCCGCCGCAGTTCCTGCATGGCCTGCATCCTTCCCGTTTTATCTTCTATGTGGTGCAGGGACGCTACCGCGATGGCGTAGTCGAAGAATCCGTCGCTAAAAGGCAGGCTGCGGGCGTCCGCCTGCGTCAGGTTCACGGTGAATTTGTACTTTTCCGCGTATTTACGGGCCAGCTCCAGCATTTTAGCGGCAATATCCACCCCGTAA from Dehalococcoidales bacterium encodes:
- a CDS encoding class I SAM-dependent methyltransferase, producing MAQNVFDEIAPGWYNFRHRTIFPAELKELAGRWGGGRLLNVGCAHGPDFPPFAGSFELYGVDIAAKMLELARKYAEKYKFTVNLTQADARSLPFSDGFFDYAIAVASLHHIEDKTGRMQAMQELRRVLKPGGEAFITVWNKGQPRFRLKGKDITVPWKSGDKVLNRYYHLFTYGELERLARGAEFTLVKSFPESRYKFPVKWFSRNICMVVRKD